A stretch of the Desulfobaccales bacterium genome encodes the following:
- the trmFO gene encoding methylenetetrahydrofolate--tRNA-(uracil(54)-C(5))-methyltransferase (FADH(2)-oxidizing) TrmFO produces MSEERIVKVFEGEGRTGEPLQKTPPGPPLNSSCPNSTITIIGGGLAGSEAAWQAARRGVRVRLHEMKPVKFSPAHQSPFLGELVCSNSLRAEGQGSAVGLLKEEMRRLNSLIMNAALATRVPAGKALAVDRGAFAAYITQALEAEPLIEIVREEVEDLPLDRTIIIATGPLTSDPLAAALGTLTGQKHLHFYDAIAPIVAADSLDMDMIFRASRYGAGDDYLNCPFSEPEYAAFYQALTSGEQVPLKPFEEPRYFEGCLPVEIMAARGYQTLLFGPLKPVGLVDPRTGRQPFAVVQLRAENREGTLYNLVGFQTKLKYGEQERVFRLIPGLAHAEFVRLGSIHRNTFIHSPGLLSAYLNFLAHPHLFLAGQISGVEGYVESASMGLLAGINATRQALGQPLLTPPRETALGALIYHLTNTATKDFQPMNVNFGLFPPLEGRISKKLRGAAYAERALEALEEWIRSEGEET; encoded by the coding sequence ATGAGTGAGGAGAGGATTGTAAAGGTTTTCGAGGGAGAGGGGAGGACGGGGGAACCCTTACAAAAAACTCCCCCCGGCCCTCCCCTCAACTCCTCCTGTCCTAATTCCACCATCACCATCATCGGCGGGGGGTTGGCAGGGAGCGAGGCGGCCTGGCAGGCGGCCCGGCGAGGGGTGCGGGTGCGTCTTCATGAGATGAAGCCCGTGAAATTCTCGCCGGCGCACCAATCGCCGTTTTTAGGGGAGCTGGTGTGCAGCAACTCGCTCAGGGCTGAAGGGCAGGGGTCCGCCGTGGGGCTCCTCAAAGAGGAGATGCGGCGGCTTAACTCCCTGATCATGAATGCGGCCCTGGCTACCCGGGTGCCCGCGGGCAAGGCCCTGGCAGTGGATCGGGGCGCGTTTGCGGCTTACATCACCCAGGCCCTGGAAGCTGAGCCTCTGATAGAAATCGTCCGGGAAGAGGTTGAGGATTTGCCCCTGGACCGGACCATTATAATCGCCACGGGGCCGCTCACTTCCGATCCTCTGGCCGCAGCCTTAGGAACGCTTACCGGACAGAAGCATCTGCATTTCTACGATGCCATCGCGCCCATTGTGGCCGCGGATTCCCTCGACATGGACATGATCTTCCGAGCCTCCCGCTACGGGGCCGGAGATGATTACCTCAACTGTCCCTTCAGCGAACCCGAGTACGCCGCGTTTTACCAGGCCTTGACGAGCGGTGAACAGGTACCCCTCAAACCCTTTGAAGAGCCCCGGTACTTCGAGGGCTGCCTGCCCGTGGAAATCATGGCGGCCCGGGGCTATCAAACCTTGTTGTTTGGCCCCTTAAAACCCGTGGGGCTGGTTGATCCCCGCACCGGCCGCCAGCCCTTTGCGGTGGTGCAGCTCAGGGCCGAAAACCGGGAAGGCACGCTCTACAACCTGGTAGGGTTTCAGACCAAGTTGAAGTATGGGGAGCAAGAACGAGTCTTCCGCCTCATCCCGGGGCTAGCGCACGCCGAGTTCGTGCGCCTGGGGTCCATCCACCGCAACACCTTCATCCACTCGCCGGGCCTGCTCTCGGCATACCTCAATTTCCTGGCGCACCCGCACCTGTTCCTGGCCGGTCAAATCTCCGGGGTGGAGGGCTACGTGGAATCCGCGTCCATGGGGCTCTTGGCCGGGATCAATGCCACCCGCCAGGCTTTGGGGCAACCGCTCCTCACACCGCCCCGGGAAACCGCGCTGGGCGCCCTCATCTACCACCTCACCAACACCGCCACCAAAGATTTCCAACCCATGAACGTCAACTTCGGCCTATTCCCGCCACTTGAGGGGCGTATTTCTAAGAAACTCCGGGGAGCGGCGTATGCGGAGCGGGCGTTGGAGGCGCTGGAGGAGTGGATAAGGAGTGAAGGAGAGGAAACGTAA
- a CDS encoding amidohydrolase yields the protein MTWDCLLHNALVLTMEPGAAPISPGYVAIRGEKIAAVGKTPAPQDLAAARQSLDVKGALVLPGLVNTHCHAPMVWFRGLADDLPLKQWLTEFIFPAEGAWLNEDKVYWGALLAAAEMIRGGITTVADSYFFEAEVRRALAYAGLRANVAQGVVDFPAPGVPDPARNLEVAAEFLDTGAAYPNRLYSSVFCHSPYTCGEKTLQKAKDLTRAYKVPFFIHLAETREEVADLTRRTGLTPATYLDRMGLLDDATVAVHAVWLKPPDLELLAHRGVKVSHCPDSNLKLAAGVAPIPQMLQLGVPVGLGTDGAASNNNLDLWGEMSLAARLHKVWGHDPTLLPAAQMVALATREGAKVVGMGAITGTLTIGKAADLIVVPVDPPHLTPLYDPYSHLVYAARAADVSHVMVGGRWLLYDRQFTTLDWPEIASQARLISHDLPAFCHQLRSQS from the coding sequence ATGACGTGGGACTGTCTGCTCCATAATGCCCTGGTCCTCACCATGGAACCCGGGGCGGCCCCCATCTCCCCCGGCTACGTCGCCATCCGGGGCGAGAAAATCGCCGCGGTGGGTAAGACGCCGGCCCCCCAGGACCTTGCCGCCGCCCGGCAGAGCCTCGACGTTAAGGGCGCCCTGGTCCTCCCCGGGCTGGTCAACACCCATTGCCACGCGCCCATGGTCTGGTTCCGGGGCCTGGCCGACGATCTGCCCTTAAAGCAGTGGCTTACGGAGTTCATCTTCCCTGCCGAAGGGGCCTGGCTCAATGAGGACAAAGTCTATTGGGGAGCGCTCCTGGCCGCGGCCGAAATGATCCGGGGCGGGATCACCACGGTGGCCGACAGTTACTTTTTCGAGGCCGAAGTGCGCCGGGCCTTGGCCTACGCCGGTCTCAGGGCTAATGTGGCTCAGGGGGTGGTGGACTTTCCCGCGCCCGGGGTCCCGGACCCCGCCCGCAACCTGGAGGTGGCCGCCGAATTCCTAGATACGGGGGCGGCTTACCCAAACCGGCTCTATTCCAGCGTCTTCTGCCATTCGCCCTATACGTGCGGGGAAAAGACCCTCCAAAAGGCCAAGGACCTCACCCGCGCCTATAAGGTGCCCTTCTTCATCCACCTGGCGGAAACCCGTGAGGAAGTGGCGGACCTGACCCGGCGCACGGGTCTCACCCCTGCGACCTATCTGGACCGCATGGGCCTGCTGGATGACGCGACGGTCGCGGTCCATGCCGTGTGGCTTAAGCCTCCCGACCTGGAACTTTTGGCTCATCGGGGGGTTAAGGTCAGCCATTGCCCCGACAGCAATCTCAAACTGGCCGCGGGTGTGGCCCCCATCCCCCAAATGCTTCAGCTCGGGGTACCCGTAGGTCTGGGCACGGACGGGGCCGCGTCCAACAACAACCTGGACCTGTGGGGCGAAATGAGCCTGGCGGCCCGGCTCCACAAGGTCTGGGGTCATGATCCCACCCTTTTGCCCGCGGCCCAAATGGTGGCCCTGGCTACCCGAGAGGGCGCCAAAGTGGTGGGAATGGGCGCCATAACTGGCACCCTGACCATCGGCAAAGCCGCGGACCTCATCGTGGTGCCCGTGGACCCGCCCCACCTCACCCCTCTCTACGACCCCTATTCCCATCTGGTCTATGCCGCCCGGGCCGCGGACGTATCCCACGTCATGGTGGGCGGCCGCTGGCTCCTCTATGACCGCCAATTTACTACCCTGGATTGGCCCGAAATCGCTTCGCAAGCCCGGTTGATCAGCCACGATCTGCCCGCCTTCTGCCACCAGCTTCGCTCCCAATCATAG
- a CDS encoding HD domain-containing phosphohydrolase, which produces MMYLEPAPPRGEPDIGKNQAEGDTCSRILQIVEKLSHIKDIHALLDAVLLQARELTRADAGSIYLIENNVLNFNYIHNDTLFGDSSSNKYIYTSQTLPIDNHSLAGYVALTGKPLVIDDVYQIPESMPFRFNHAFDEQAHYRTRSILALPLKTSQNKTVGVMQIINPLGADLGPTRFTPSDQLLLSYFADNAATAIERAMMTREMILRMIKMCELRDPKETGLHANRVGAYAAEVYHQWALMQGQAEDEIKHTKDLTRIAAMLHDLGKVAISDLILKKPAALNPEEFRIMKYHTILGARLFFNKESDLDTLSAEIALNHHEKWDGTGYPGTIDDIYQENPPLGSGKKGEEIPIAGRIVALADVYDALVSQRVYKSPWTEEMTIDYLKGQAGKHFDPEVVEAFFAIYEVITAIKEKYQDQGASPPNQNLPS; this is translated from the coding sequence ATGATGTATTTGGAGCCGGCGCCACCCAGAGGTGAGCCTGACATCGGGAAAAATCAAGCCGAGGGAGATACCTGCAGCAGAATCTTGCAGATTGTCGAGAAGCTTAGTCACATCAAAGACATCCACGCCTTGTTGGACGCGGTGCTCCTCCAGGCCCGGGAGTTGACCCGGGCGGACGCGGGTTCCATCTATCTCATCGAAAACAACGTCCTCAATTTCAATTACATTCACAACGACACCCTGTTTGGGGACTCCAGCAGTAACAAATATATTTATACCAGTCAAACGCTGCCGATTGATAACCATTCCCTGGCCGGATACGTGGCCCTCACCGGCAAGCCCCTGGTCATTGACGACGTCTATCAAATCCCGGAAAGTATGCCATTCCGTTTCAATCATGCCTTTGATGAACAGGCCCATTACCGGACGCGATCAATCCTGGCGCTGCCCCTCAAGACCAGCCAAAACAAGACCGTGGGAGTGATGCAGATTATCAATCCCCTGGGCGCTGACCTGGGTCCCACGCGCTTCACCCCAAGCGACCAGTTGCTGCTCAGTTATTTTGCCGATAACGCCGCCACCGCCATCGAGCGGGCCATGATGACCCGGGAGATGATCTTAAGAATGATCAAGATGTGCGAACTGCGGGACCCCAAGGAAACCGGGCTCCATGCCAACCGGGTGGGGGCCTATGCCGCCGAGGTCTATCATCAGTGGGCCCTCATGCAGGGCCAGGCCGAAGACGAAATCAAGCATACCAAAGATTTGACCAGAATTGCCGCCATGTTGCACGACTTGGGGAAAGTGGCCATTTCCGATCTTATCCTGAAAAAACCCGCGGCGCTTAACCCGGAAGAATTCCGCATCATGAAGTATCATACGATTCTTGGGGCCCGCTTGTTTTTCAATAAGGAATCCGACCTGGATACCCTCTCCGCGGAAATTGCCCTGAACCATCATGAGAAATGGGACGGCACGGGATATCCGGGTACAATCGACGATATTTACCAGGAGAATCCTCCTTTGGGATCCGGGAAAAAGGGCGAGGAAATACCCATTGCCGGCCGCATTGTCGCCCTGGCCGACGTCTACGACGCTTTGGTCTCCCAACGGGTTTACAAAAGCCCCTGGACCGAGGAGATGACCATTGATTACCTCAAAGGCCAGGCCGGCAAACACTTTGATCCGGAAGTGGTGGAGGCCTTTTTCGCCATTTACGAGGTGATTACCGCCATCAAAGAAAAATACCAGGACCAAGGCGCATCTCCTCCCAACCAAAATCTGCCGAGTTGA
- a CDS encoding L,D-transpeptidase family protein, protein MSILLRFLAGILVGWLCLAGSPAWGAGPFTYRLPQGAGVDPNAVTVVGQPQTHHIVRYENLYKIARDYDLGFWELAKFHHGLDHFYLPWETDIVIPTQWIIPQVSNLPGYLINVAELRGYRFFPDKHEVWTFPIGIGVFEYKTPIGKRFRVQNKAVDPGWRIPKGLQAKYGMSYMPPGDDCPVGNRWMGLSHYGLHGTHAPMGVGRLVSHGCIRHYPEDIEKLFDMTPVGTSVEMIYEPVKIGFLKGRTYVEVHEDIYLKIPDMLQYAMKKIQDRNLARIIDWNRFVRAVEEKTGAPVDISR, encoded by the coding sequence ATGTCGATATTGCTAAGATTTCTCGCCGGTATTCTGGTGGGGTGGCTGTGCCTGGCGGGGTCCCCGGCCTGGGGCGCGGGGCCGTTCACCTATCGTCTCCCCCAGGGCGCCGGAGTGGACCCTAACGCCGTCACCGTGGTGGGCCAACCTCAAACGCATCACATCGTCCGCTACGAGAACCTGTATAAGATCGCCCGGGACTATGACCTGGGCTTCTGGGAACTGGCCAAATTCCACCACGGCCTGGATCATTTTTATCTGCCCTGGGAAACCGATATCGTCATCCCCACCCAGTGGATCATACCCCAAGTCTCTAATCTTCCCGGTTACCTGATCAATGTCGCCGAACTCCGGGGCTACCGTTTTTTCCCCGATAAGCACGAGGTCTGGACCTTTCCCATCGGCATCGGGGTCTTTGAGTATAAGACGCCCATCGGCAAGCGCTTCCGGGTCCAGAACAAGGCGGTCGACCCCGGCTGGCGCATTCCCAAGGGGCTCCAGGCCAAATACGGCATGTCCTATATGCCGCCGGGGGATGATTGTCCCGTGGGCAACCGCTGGATGGGCCTGTCCCATTACGGCCTCCACGGCACCCATGCCCCCATGGGCGTGGGCCGCCTGGTCAGCCACGGCTGTATCCGTCATTATCCCGAGGATATTGAAAAGCTCTTCGATATGACCCCGGTGGGCACGTCGGTGGAGATGATTTATGAGCCGGTGAAAATCGGTTTCCTCAAGGGCCGCACCTATGTGGAAGTGCACGAGGATATTTACTTAAAGATTCCGGATATGCTCCAGTATGCCATGAAGAAAATCCAGGACCGCAATCTCGCCAGGATCATCGATTGGAACCGCTTTGTCCGGGCGGTGGAAGAAAAAACTGGCGCGCCGGTGGATATTAGCCGATAA
- a CDS encoding amidohydrolase family protein: MSMILDAHTHVFPDEVCRRREDFFADEPAFRLLYDSPKSKLVGPEEMVGAMAEAGVDAAVVMGFPWRAERLWRRQHEVILEAMRRFPRALVGFCAVHVMEPGAPREVERCLAAGFRGVGELAWYEADLGEDLTTVLAPIAELCQHYRAPLLLHTNDPVGPRYPGKAALSLPALYAAIKAFPEVDWILAHWGGGLPFYGLMKKEGPEVLKRVYFDTAASPYLYRPEIYRLAAEMVGPEKILFGSDYPLLPVSRYLKELEAANLPEEWREMILGKNLAKLLDW; this comes from the coding sequence ATGAGTATGATTTTAGATGCTCACACCCATGTTTTTCCTGATGAAGTCTGCCGCCGCCGGGAGGATTTCTTTGCCGACGAGCCGGCCTTTCGCCTGCTCTATGATTCGCCGAAGTCCAAGCTGGTGGGGCCTGAAGAGATGGTGGGGGCCATGGCTGAGGCGGGCGTTGACGCCGCGGTGGTCATGGGCTTTCCCTGGCGGGCCGAACGCCTCTGGCGCCGCCAACACGAAGTGATCCTCGAGGCCATGCGCCGCTTTCCCCGGGCGCTGGTCGGCTTTTGCGCGGTGCACGTAATGGAGCCCGGCGCCCCCCGGGAGGTGGAGCGCTGTCTGGCCGCGGGTTTCCGGGGCGTGGGCGAGCTGGCCTGGTATGAAGCCGACCTGGGCGAGGACCTGACCACGGTCCTGGCCCCCATCGCCGAACTCTGCCAGCATTACCGGGCGCCGCTGCTCCTGCACACCAACGACCCGGTAGGCCCCCGCTATCCGGGCAAAGCCGCGCTGTCGCTCCCGGCCCTTTACGCGGCCATCAAGGCCTTTCCGGAAGTCGACTGGATTTTGGCCCACTGGGGCGGCGGCCTGCCCTTTTATGGCCTGATGAAAAAAGAAGGCCCCGAGGTCCTGAAGCGGGTCTATTTCGACACCGCAGCCTCCCCCTACCTCTACCGGCCGGAGATTTACCGCTTGGCCGCCGAGATGGTGGGCCCGGAAAAAATCCTCTTCGGCAGCGACTATCCTCTGCTGCCGGTCAGCCGTTACCTGAAAGAGCTTGAGGCCGCCAACCTGCCGGAGGAGTGGCGGGAGATGATTTTGGGGAAGAATCTGGCGAAGTTGCTGGATTGGTGA
- a CDS encoding AAA family ATPase, producing MAKKVSIINFKGGVGKTTLSLHLSTYLARENRVLVIDVDHQSSLSIVMLGGKLWERCSNDRETINRIFESFCNRNVQMPGHEIISSNPFHARSRRYDYYPNLDLVPAQFELDDTEIELASTTIGGPTLSEWEKRTLLASWLDAVDADENYDYIIYDCPPATKLVSQNALAASDCFIIPVIPDEMSTRGVTHFLNLVRNKIDAKLKFLHDAASISVQDTPKSYVADTKAACIVPFMAKTAGAAHSGLTNLHTRKIRELRRQWGDLVLKPIVKNLSGVPESIDLGWPVWHSGAPNASQDVINMMKSVCREITENRI from the coding sequence ATGGCTAAGAAAGTTTCTATAATAAACTTCAAAGGTGGCGTTGGTAAAACTACTCTTAGTCTTCATCTTTCGACCTATCTTGCCAGGGAAAATCGAGTTCTTGTAATAGACGTTGATCATCAGTCAAGTCTATCAATTGTGATGCTTGGCGGCAAATTGTGGGAGCGATGTTCAAATGATAGGGAAACAATTAATAGAATTTTTGAGTCTTTTTGTAATCGTAATGTTCAAATGCCAGGACATGAAATAATTTCTTCAAACCCATTTCATGCTAGATCACGTAGATATGACTATTACCCTAATTTAGATTTAGTTCCTGCTCAGTTTGAATTAGATGATACGGAGATAGAACTAGCTTCTACTACGATAGGTGGACCTACGCTTTCGGAATGGGAAAAACGAACACTTCTGGCTTCTTGGCTTGATGCAGTCGACGCTGATGAAAACTATGACTATATTATATATGACTGTCCGCCAGCAACGAAGCTGGTTAGCCAGAACGCGTTAGCAGCAAGCGACTGCTTCATAATACCAGTGATTCCTGATGAAATGTCAACACGTGGAGTTACTCATTTTTTGAACCTTGTAAGAAACAAAATTGACGCTAAACTCAAATTTCTACACGACGCCGCAAGTATTTCTGTTCAAGATACACCAAAATCATATGTTGCAGACACAAAAGCAGCATGCATTGTCCCATTCATGGCAAAAACTGCTGGCGCAGCGCATTCGGGTCTCACAAACCTTCATACAAGGAAAATCAGAGAGCTCCGAAGGCAATGGGGGGATTTAGTGCTCAAGCCTATTGTTAAAAACTTGTCCGGGGTACCTGAAAGCATAGACTTGGGATGGCCTGTCTGGCATTCAGGAGCCCCTAATGCCTCTCAAGACGTAATAAATATGATGAAATCCGTTTGTAGAGAAATCACCGAAAATAGGATTTGA
- a CDS encoding adenylate/guanylate cyclase domain-containing protein, protein MPHIKFLPDDQEVEVHEGETILLAGLRGNIPHAHLCGGSARCSTCRVIVLEGLENCAPRNAEEQAIADMLKFDPRVRLACQTVVTGDVKLRRVVTDVLEDVDLTSLYVKGVEPCSVGVEKYVLILFADIQGFTPFAESLLSYDVIHALNLYFQKVGEVIGRHGGVINNYMGDGFMALFEADDPAEGALRAVTAGLDMLEAVFKLKPYFEEIYHKSFQIRIGLHFGQVVAGKLGSPGNRKMTVIGDTVNLASRIEAANKQAGTQFLISDAMYALVKKEIQVGRRVRLTLPGKTGRYNLYEVVGLMNANS, encoded by the coding sequence ATGCCTCACATTAAATTTTTGCCGGATGACCAGGAAGTTGAGGTGCACGAAGGTGAGACGATTCTCCTGGCCGGGCTGCGGGGCAACATCCCCCATGCCCACCTGTGCGGGGGCAGCGCCCGGTGCTCCACCTGCCGGGTGATTGTTCTGGAGGGGCTGGAGAATTGTGCGCCGCGTAATGCCGAAGAGCAGGCCATTGCAGATATGTTGAAGTTTGACCCGAGGGTTCGTCTGGCCTGTCAGACCGTGGTCACGGGGGATGTCAAACTTCGCCGGGTGGTAACCGATGTTTTGGAAGATGTGGATTTAACCAGTCTCTATGTTAAGGGGGTTGAGCCGTGTTCAGTCGGGGTCGAGAAGTATGTCTTGATCCTTTTTGCTGATATTCAAGGCTTCACGCCATTTGCTGAGAGCCTGCTGTCTTATGATGTCATTCATGCCCTGAACCTCTACTTCCAGAAAGTGGGTGAAGTGATCGGACGCCATGGCGGGGTTATTAACAACTACATGGGGGATGGTTTTATGGCGCTCTTTGAAGCCGATGACCCGGCTGAGGGCGCTCTGCGGGCGGTCACCGCGGGACTGGATATGTTAGAGGCCGTCTTTAAGCTCAAGCCTTATTTCGAGGAAATCTATCATAAGAGTTTTCAGATCCGGATAGGGTTGCACTTTGGACAGGTGGTGGCAGGGAAACTTGGCTCTCCGGGGAATAGAAAGATGACGGTCATCGGGGATACGGTGAACCTGGCCAGCCGGATCGAAGCCGCCAACAAGCAAGCCGGCACCCAATTTCTCATCTCTGACGCTATGTATGCCCTGGTGAAAAAGGAGATTCAGGTTGGCCGGCGGGTCCGCCTTACCCTCCCCGGTAAAACCGGCAGATACAACCTCTATGAAGTCGTTGGCTTGATGAATGCGAACTCCTGA
- a CDS encoding glycosyltransferase family 87 protein: protein MPFDFNLTEAQQQRLLQVAAGACYLLIACYGGFILYLVSGFWTTPGWFYRTGIPAGADFLQIWAASSLALGGHPTWIYNPAVLKTAETAIVGGTFTGYLPWHYPPSFLFLALPTALLPYPAALLIWLLVPLGGLVLLVSRLAPHPLAWKLALAFPAIPLNLFYGQGAFLITWLLGAGLLWLKTWPVGSGILFALILNYKPHLGLLVMVALLCGRCWRALGALVITTAALMLASALAFGLDTWLAFFKNLSFASLKLRDEAILWDRMPTVFAAIRLLGGSARLALAAQLLVTGGTVALVAWVWRRALPLAVRGAVLVLGTLLINPYAFDYDLTLLVLPLAWFGWEIFQKNDGIGDILIFALVYLSPVLTLYPVQVAKFNPEPLLIAVFMLVIAYRGLRQAPGLEAGAKTVTPG, encoded by the coding sequence ATGCCGTTTGACTTTAACCTGACCGAAGCTCAACAACAGCGCCTGCTGCAGGTGGCCGCCGGGGCTTGTTACCTTTTAATCGCCTGCTATGGCGGCTTTATCCTTTATTTGGTGAGCGGATTTTGGACCACACCCGGCTGGTTTTATCGCACCGGCATTCCCGCGGGAGCCGATTTTTTGCAGATCTGGGCGGCATCGTCGTTGGCCCTGGGCGGCCACCCCACCTGGATTTATAACCCGGCTGTCCTCAAGACCGCGGAGACCGCCATTGTGGGGGGCACATTTACCGGCTATCTCCCCTGGCATTACCCGCCGTCGTTTTTATTCCTGGCCCTGCCCACCGCACTCCTGCCCTATCCGGCCGCCCTGTTGATCTGGCTGCTCGTGCCCTTAGGCGGGCTCGTGCTCCTGGTCTCCCGCCTGGCGCCGCATCCCCTGGCCTGGAAGTTGGCCCTGGCGTTTCCGGCCATCCCGTTGAACCTGTTTTACGGCCAGGGGGCTTTTCTGATCACCTGGCTCCTGGGAGCCGGGCTACTGTGGCTTAAGACCTGGCCCGTGGGCAGTGGCATTCTCTTTGCCCTCATCCTCAATTACAAACCGCACCTGGGATTATTAGTCATGGTGGCCCTGCTCTGCGGCCGCTGCTGGCGGGCGTTAGGGGCGCTCGTTATCACCACGGCCGCCCTGATGCTGGCCAGCGCCTTAGCCTTCGGCCTCGATACCTGGCTGGCCTTCTTCAAAAATCTCAGTTTTGCGAGCCTGAAACTCAGGGATGAAGCCATTTTGTGGGATAGGATGCCCACGGTGTTTGCGGCCATCCGGCTCCTGGGCGGCAGCGCCCGGCTGGCCTTGGCCGCACAACTTCTGGTCACCGGCGGGACGGTGGCCCTGGTCGCCTGGGTCTGGCGCCGCGCTTTACCCTTGGCGGTGCGGGGGGCGGTGCTCGTGTTGGGCACCTTGCTGATCAATCCCTATGCCTTCGACTACGACCTGACCCTGCTGGTGCTGCCGCTGGCCTGGTTCGGCTGGGAAATTTTTCAGAAAAATGACGGGATTGGCGATATACTCATATTTGCCCTGGTCTACCTCAGCCCCGTGCTCACCCTGTATCCGGTGCAGGTCGCGAAGTTTAATCCCGAGCCCCTGCTGATCGCCGTATTTATGCTCGTTATAGCTTACCGGGGCCTCCGGCAGGCTCCCGGGCTTGAGGCCGGCGCAAAGACTGTTACGCCTGGGTAG